A region of Ornithodoros turicata isolate Travis chromosome 5, ASM3712646v1, whole genome shotgun sequence DNA encodes the following proteins:
- the LOC135395202 gene encoding ovochymase-2-like yields MPATDKPARDMPATFPWQVSLTVREQNGCGASVVNENWILTAAHCCRYYPYVELVALFGKHNIRQLEEPQEARTFEKVIIHDKFALTDNELRAEYDYCLVRLSEPLNFTEYIGPVCLPEPEEDYTGAMCTTSGWGRVTNGGYTPDILQKVDLPIWTNEECALAYAEHQLNITMTWSVLAIKKEGRAPVMVTLEVHWSAKEKTEVGFKLV; encoded by the exons TTTCCTTGGCAAGTGTCTCTAACGGTCAGGGAGCAAAACGGCTGTGGTGCGTCTGTTGTAAATGAGAACTGGATCCTGACAGCTGCACATTGCTGTAGATA TTACCCGTATGTTGAACTTGTGGCACTCTTTGGGAAGCACAACATACGACAGTTAGAAGAACCACAGGAAGCGAGGACTTTTGAAAAG GTTATTATACATGACAAATTTGCACTAACCGACAACGAATTGCGTGCGGAGTACGACTATTGTCTGGTGCGGTTATCAGAACCGTTGAACTTCACGGAGTACATCGGTCCTGTGTGTCTACCAGAACCCGAGGAAGATTACACCGGCGCCATGTGCACTACAAGCGGTTGGGGTCGTGTTACGAATG GTGGATATACTCCTGACATTCTGCAGAAAGTAGACCTACCCATTTGGACTAACGAAGAGTGCGCGCTGGCTTACGCAGAACATCAGCTGAATATTACGATGACATGGTCTGTGCTGGCTataaagaaggaaggaagggcACCTGTCAT GGTGACTCTGGAGGTCCATTGGTCTGCCAAAGAGAAGACGGAAGTTGGGTTCAAGTTGGTATAA